A window of the Burkholderia sp. 9120 genome harbors these coding sequences:
- a CDS encoding porin, translating to MKKALATSALGLVALGAHAQSSVTLYGIVDTGIGYQSSQTSLGSTSGGRSAVKMVNGIWAGSRFGLKGGEDLGGGTKAIFQLEEGFNSATGAQSVSGLAFNRQAYVGVANATYGTLTAGRQYTSYYTLLSPYSPTTWLTGAYGAHPGDIDSLDTLYRANNSLVYTSPNFYGFTASGSYSLGGVAGSLNAGSTWSAALQYITGPFGIAVGFQRINNSTPGGGAWGADSTTSNAGAQAGVSGINNGYQKSAAQQRVAVTGGYAFSSSWDVSFSYSNVQYVAGINSPFHTTAIFNTGGAVLHYRPVTALDLAAGYSYTRATQANGITSSARYQQFNLSQYYSLSKRTGLYALEAYQRAAGQTLATNGTSIINATADIGDGQNGAPSSSRSQFAAGVGIIHKF from the coding sequence ATGAAAAAGGCACTAGCAACTTCTGCACTTGGGTTGGTCGCCCTTGGCGCGCACGCTCAGAGCAGCGTGACGTTGTACGGGATCGTCGATACCGGAATCGGTTATCAGAGCAGTCAGACGTCGCTCGGGTCGACCTCGGGCGGCCGCTCGGCGGTCAAGATGGTCAACGGGATCTGGGCGGGTAGCCGCTTCGGTTTGAAGGGCGGCGAGGATCTGGGCGGCGGCACCAAGGCGATCTTCCAGCTGGAAGAGGGCTTCAACAGCGCGACCGGCGCGCAGAGCGTTTCCGGTCTGGCGTTCAACCGCCAGGCTTATGTGGGCGTCGCCAACGCCACCTACGGTACGTTGACGGCCGGCCGCCAGTACACCTCGTACTACACGCTGCTGTCGCCGTATAGCCCGACCACGTGGCTGACCGGCGCCTACGGCGCGCACCCGGGCGATATCGATTCGCTCGACACGTTGTACCGCGCGAACAATTCGCTGGTGTACACGTCGCCGAATTTCTACGGGTTCACGGCGAGCGGTTCGTACTCGCTGGGCGGCGTGGCAGGCAGCCTGAATGCCGGTTCGACGTGGAGCGCGGCGCTGCAATATATTACCGGTCCGTTCGGTATCGCGGTGGGCTTCCAGCGCATCAACAACTCGACGCCGGGCGGCGGTGCGTGGGGCGCGGATTCCACGACGTCGAACGCGGGCGCGCAGGCGGGTGTGTCGGGCATCAACAACGGCTACCAGAAATCGGCGGCGCAGCAGCGCGTGGCCGTGACCGGCGGTTACGCGTTCAGCTCGTCATGGGACGTGTCGTTCTCGTACTCGAACGTGCAGTACGTGGCGGGCATCAACTCGCCGTTCCACACCACCGCGATCTTCAATACGGGCGGCGCGGTGCTGCACTACCGTCCGGTGACGGCGCTGGATCTGGCCGCTGGCTATAGCTACACGCGCGCCACGCAGGCGAACGGCATTACGAGTTCGGCGCGTTATCAGCAGTTCAACCTGTCGCAGTACTACAGCCTCTCCAAGCGCACCGGCCTGTACGCGCTCGAGGCGTATCAGCGCGCGGCCGGCCAGACGCTGGCGACGAACGGCACCAGCATCATCAACGCAACGGCCGATATCGGCGACGGTCAGAACGGCGCGCCGTCGTCGTCACGCAGCCAGTTCGCTGCGGGCGTGGGTATCATCCACAAGTTCTAA
- a CDS encoding 4-oxalocrotonate tautomerase, producing MPTFHIELFEGRTVEQKRQFVEAITKATCESLNVEPNSVDIILTDVKRENWATGGRLWSDADA from the coding sequence ATGCCCACGTTTCATATCGAACTTTTCGAAGGCCGCACAGTGGAACAGAAACGCCAGTTCGTCGAAGCCATCACGAAGGCGACCTGCGAGTCGCTCAACGTCGAGCCGAATTCGGTGGACATTATTTTGACCGACGTGAAACGCGAAAACTGGGCAACGGGGGGTCGTTTGTGGTCGGACGCGGATGCGTGA
- a CDS encoding class II aldolase/adducin family protein — MSFTHAPAGRLAETGPLSDAEQQTRVDLAAAYRLAALNGWDDLIYTHISASVPGEPGHFLINPFGLAFDEVCASNLVKIDIDGNIIGTSEHPVNATGFALHAAVHAARADAFCVMHLHNTAGVAVSTQPAGLLPASQHALRFYGQLAYHDYEGLAFSPAEGERLVAHLADKPAMLLRNHGTLTAGRTVAEAYVLMATLLKACEIQLQAQACGAELVVPSDAVAARTAEQLYDGGAIEGALEWPALLRKLDRIDRAYRH; from the coding sequence ATGTCTTTCACTCATGCCCCCGCGGGCCGTCTCGCCGAAACAGGACCGCTGTCCGACGCGGAGCAACAGACTCGCGTCGACCTCGCTGCCGCCTATCGTCTCGCCGCCCTCAACGGCTGGGACGATCTGATCTACACGCATATCTCGGCCAGCGTGCCCGGCGAACCGGGCCACTTTCTGATCAACCCGTTCGGCCTCGCGTTCGACGAAGTGTGCGCGTCGAACCTCGTGAAGATCGATATCGACGGCAACATTATCGGCACGAGCGAGCATCCGGTGAATGCGACCGGCTTCGCGCTGCACGCCGCCGTCCACGCGGCGCGCGCCGACGCGTTCTGCGTGATGCATCTGCACAATACGGCCGGCGTGGCGGTGTCGACGCAGCCGGCCGGCTTGCTGCCCGCGTCGCAGCATGCGCTGCGCTTTTACGGGCAGCTCGCTTACCACGACTACGAAGGCCTCGCGTTCTCACCGGCCGAGGGCGAGCGTCTCGTCGCGCATCTCGCCGACAAACCCGCCATGCTGTTGCGCAACCACGGCACGCTGACCGCCGGCCGCACCGTGGCCGAAGCTTATGTGCTGATGGCGACACTGCTCAAGGCATGCGAAATCCAGTTGCAGGCGCAAGCATGCGGCGCGGAACTCGTGGTGCCGAGCGATGCGGTCGCCGCGCGTACGGCCGAGCAACTCTACGACGGCGGCGCGATTGAAGGCGCGCTTGAATGGCCGGCGTTACTGCGCAAGCTCGACCGAATCGATCGCGCTTATCGGCACTGA
- a CDS encoding urea transporter, translated as MHAASTQAKSAALRTLLRSLGQIVLQPNAFTGACLLAGWLLADPRLACAALMGATAANVSAVLAGYREADTRDGLHGFNGALAGLAAFNFIADNATATAVAILAATATAWCLEPWSRRLRAHGLGVFSSPFLIVTWLWLPMMTSATPVATQALAQPFIATQWINGLLGALAQPGFGSGALAGLLVLIGIAAASRRHALWALIGGALASMAHVLLGATASSLDAGLLGFNGALTAIALADCGAAATLSGVGVAVLLQAVASYFGWPAMTAPFVLASWSVQGFRHRFTRRVMARKAMERIDPSQQLS; from the coding sequence ATGCACGCCGCCTCGACCCAAGCAAAATCCGCCGCTCTGCGCACACTGTTGCGCAGCCTCGGCCAGATCGTGCTGCAGCCGAATGCGTTCACCGGTGCGTGTCTGCTCGCCGGGTGGCTGCTGGCCGACCCGCGCCTCGCCTGCGCAGCGCTGATGGGCGCGACCGCGGCCAACGTGAGCGCCGTGCTGGCAGGCTATCGTGAAGCCGATACGCGCGACGGGCTGCACGGCTTCAACGGCGCGCTGGCGGGTCTCGCCGCGTTCAATTTCATCGCCGACAACGCGACCGCCACCGCGGTGGCGATTCTCGCCGCCACGGCGACAGCGTGGTGTCTCGAACCCTGGTCGCGCCGGCTGCGCGCGCACGGCTTAGGCGTGTTCTCCAGCCCGTTTCTGATCGTCACATGGCTTTGGCTGCCGATGATGACGAGCGCCACACCCGTCGCGACCCAGGCGCTCGCGCAACCGTTCATCGCGACGCAATGGATCAACGGCCTACTCGGCGCGCTCGCACAACCCGGCTTCGGCTCCGGCGCATTAGCGGGCCTGCTCGTGCTGATCGGGATCGCCGCGGCGTCACGCAGGCACGCGCTGTGGGCGCTGATCGGCGGCGCGCTCGCCAGCATGGCGCACGTGTTGCTCGGCGCCACGGCGAGTTCGCTCGACGCGGGCCTGTTAGGATTCAACGGCGCGCTGACCGCGATCGCGCTGGCCGATTGCGGCGCCGCGGCAACGCTGAGCGGCGTGGGCGTCGCGGTGCTGTTGCAGGCGGTCGCGAGCTATTTCGGCTGGCCGGCCATGACGGCGCCGTTCGTGCTCGCGAGCTGGAGCGTGCAGGGGTTCCGGCATCGCTTCACGCGGCGTGTCATGGCGCGAAAAGCGATGGAACGCATCGATCCCTCTCAGCAACTCTCTTGA
- a CDS encoding putative glycolipid-binding domain-containing protein has protein sequence MRELRWTSEEDEGIEHLTFDARDDGFAVESVVVGQRYGKAYGLHYTVRCDAQWRTTHAWLKIVGGGELELHGDGQGRWRDGHGLVLSALDGCIDIDIAATPYTNTLPIRRLQLAQGERQPISVAYISTPDLQVTRAEQAYSCIALNKAYRYEGLFRNFTANLTVDEDGLVIDYPTLFTRLPREH, from the coding sequence ATGCGCGAATTACGATGGACGTCGGAAGAGGACGAAGGAATCGAACATCTAACGTTCGACGCCCGCGACGACGGCTTCGCGGTGGAAAGCGTGGTGGTGGGACAGCGCTACGGCAAGGCATACGGATTGCACTACACGGTGCGCTGCGACGCGCAATGGCGCACCACGCATGCGTGGCTGAAGATCGTCGGCGGCGGCGAACTGGAATTGCACGGCGACGGCCAGGGCCGTTGGCGCGACGGTCACGGCCTCGTGCTGAGCGCACTCGACGGTTGCATCGACATCGACATTGCGGCCACGCCGTACACCAATACGCTGCCGATCCGCCGTCTGCAATTGGCGCAAGGCGAGCGTCAGCCGATTTCGGTGGCGTATATCTCGACGCCGGATTTGCAGGTCACGCGCGCCGAGCAGGCGTATTCGTGCATCGCGTTGAACAAGGCGTATCGCTACGAAGGCCTGTTCCGCAACTTCACGGCGAACCTGACGGTGGACGAAGACGGCCTCGTGATCGACTATCCGACGCTGTTCACACGCCTGCCGCGCGAGCATTGA
- a CDS encoding alpha/beta fold hydrolase, with the protein MIRDTLSVVAGDVRLAVYVSGPRDAPPIVLVHGYPDSAAVWEPVRAQLDARYRVISYDVRGAGASEAPATRGAYRLERLAADLAAVADATCGTRPFHLVGHDWGSIQSWEAVTDPAFKGRIASYTSISGPCLDHASLGLRGGDGAQLTQQLTQQLTDQPAHQPVKRPFGSGVRQTLKSWYIFFFHLPWLPELVWRAGGARCWPLWLRVTERVRPERDPAQMRNALNGLNLYRANFIDKLLRPRSRHARAPVHFIVPLRDRYVGPALSLGLEGWLGSYRRTEIDAGHWVVLREPERIAAIIESFVAQQRTGLGLDETLNETPSATVNARAAGV; encoded by the coding sequence GTGATACGCGACACGCTGTCGGTCGTGGCCGGCGACGTGCGGCTCGCGGTCTACGTCAGCGGGCCGCGCGACGCACCGCCGATCGTGCTGGTGCACGGCTATCCCGATTCGGCCGCGGTATGGGAACCGGTGCGCGCGCAACTGGATGCGCGCTACCGCGTCATCAGCTACGACGTGCGCGGCGCGGGCGCCTCCGAGGCGCCGGCCACGCGCGGCGCTTACCGGCTCGAACGGCTGGCCGCGGATCTGGCGGCGGTTGCCGACGCAACCTGCGGCACGCGGCCGTTTCATCTGGTCGGCCACGACTGGGGATCGATTCAGAGCTGGGAGGCGGTGACCGATCCGGCGTTCAAAGGCCGTATCGCGTCGTATACGTCGATCTCCGGGCCGTGCCTCGATCACGCGTCGCTCGGCTTGCGCGGGGGCGATGGTGCGCAGTTAACACAGCAGTTAACGCAGCAGTTGACGGATCAACCGGCGCATCAACCCGTCAAGCGGCCGTTCGGCAGCGGTGTGCGGCAAACGCTCAAGTCCTGGTACATTTTCTTTTTCCATCTGCCATGGCTGCCGGAACTGGTGTGGCGCGCGGGTGGCGCACGCTGCTGGCCGCTGTGGCTGCGCGTGACCGAACGCGTGCGCCCTGAGCGCGATCCCGCGCAAATGCGCAACGCGCTCAACGGTCTGAATCTGTATCGCGCGAATTTCATCGACAAGCTGCTGCGGCCGCGCTCGCGCCATGCGCGTGCGCCGGTGCATTTCATCGTGCCGTTGCGCGACCGCTATGTCGGGCCGGCGCTATCGCTCGGGCTGGAGGGATGGCTCGGCTCGTATCGGCGCACGGAGATCGATGCGGGCCATTGGGTCGTGCTGCGCGAGCCCGAACGGATCGCCGCGATTATCGAAAGCTTTGTCGCGCAGCAGCGCACCGGCCTCGGCCTTGACGAGACGCTCAACGAGACACCCAGCGCGACGGTCAATGCTCGCGCGGCAGGCGTGTGA
- a CDS encoding SDR family NAD(P)-dependent oxidoreductase, translated as MKNFTDRVAAITGAGSGMGRSLAIQLAREGCHLALADRNAASLAETAQLAQAAAPQIVGAPLLITTRVLDVADRAAMLDWAAETAAQHRRVNLVFNNAGVALSSTIEGMDYADLEWIVGVNFWGVVHGTKAFLPYIKASGAGHIVNTSSVFGLFAQPGMSGYNATKFAVRGFTESLRQELDLMKCGVSATCVHPGGIHTGIAQSSRIAPNMVGFMLENEQQGKDDFEKFFITTADEAARVILDGVRKNKRRVLIGRDARAADWLARTLPAAYQALVVMQARRMKRIAEKRARRAAQIDGKRV; from the coding sequence ATGAAGAACTTCACCGACAGGGTCGCCGCCATCACCGGCGCAGGCTCGGGCATGGGCCGCTCGCTCGCGATTCAACTGGCGCGCGAAGGCTGCCATCTCGCCCTCGCCGACCGCAATGCCGCGAGCCTCGCCGAAACCGCGCAACTCGCGCAAGCCGCCGCGCCGCAGATTGTCGGCGCGCCGCTACTCATCACCACGCGCGTGCTCGACGTCGCGGACCGCGCCGCGATGCTCGACTGGGCCGCGGAAACGGCCGCGCAGCATCGGCGCGTCAATCTCGTGTTCAACAACGCGGGCGTGGCGCTGTCGAGCACGATCGAAGGCATGGATTACGCCGATCTCGAGTGGATCGTCGGCGTCAACTTCTGGGGCGTGGTGCACGGCACGAAAGCGTTTCTGCCGTATATCAAGGCGTCGGGCGCGGGCCATATCGTCAATACGTCGAGCGTATTCGGGTTGTTCGCGCAGCCGGGCATGAGCGGCTACAACGCCACCAAATTCGCGGTGCGCGGTTTTACCGAATCGCTGCGCCAGGAACTCGATCTGATGAAGTGCGGCGTGTCGGCGACCTGCGTGCATCCCGGCGGCATTCACACGGGCATCGCGCAATCGAGCCGGATCGCGCCCAACATGGTCGGCTTCATGCTGGAAAACGAACAGCAAGGCAAGGACGACTTCGAGAAGTTCTTCATCACCACCGCCGACGAAGCCGCCCGCGTGATTCTCGACGGCGTGCGCAAGAACAAGCGGCGCGTGCTGATCGGGCGCGACGCGCGCGCCGCCGACTGGCTCGCGCGCACCTTGCCGGCGGCGTATCAGGCGCTGGTCGTCATGCAGGCGCGCCGGATGAAGCGCATCGCGGAAAAACGCGCGCGCCGCGCCGCGCAGATCGACGGCAAGCGTGTATGA
- a CDS encoding NAD(P)/FAD-dependent oxidoreductase — MNARMTPHEAAVDPSAPVDTDIAIIGSGFAGLGMAIRLRQAGLTDFIIAEKAASVGGTWRDNHYPGCACDVQSHVYSFSFAPNPHWTRMFARQPEIRGYMEECAQRFGVQRHLRFGHELASAIYDETRHRWQLSFANGQQWSARVLISAMGGLSRAALPDIPGIEKFRGKTFHSQQWDHGYPLDGKRVAVIGTGASAIQFVPQIAPRVAHLELFQRTPPWIMPKADRPVKPLEQWLFRHLPFTQKIMRSALYCMLESRALGFAIHPSLMKTAQKVAERHLRRQVPDPQLRATLTPNYTMGCKRVLISNDYFPALSRQNVAVTTTGIARIEEDAVITTDGALHPADCLIFGTGFQVADPFPPGVVLGRGGVDIVDTWRDGAHAYLGTALPGYPNFFMVVGPNTGLGHNSMVFMIESQVEYILRALKTMNAERAAAIEVRPQVERAYNERIQQKLGRAIWSTGGCKSWYLDPKTGKNTTLWPGFAYKFRQATSTFSMDDYVAYAPAQQPVGVAMHTPTHEPMQTPKNAPVAASAEAT; from the coding sequence ATGAACGCACGCATGACGCCCCACGAAGCCGCCGTTGACCCATCCGCGCCGGTCGATACCGACATCGCCATCATCGGCTCCGGCTTTGCGGGGCTCGGCATGGCGATTCGCCTGCGGCAAGCCGGCCTGACCGATTTCATCATCGCGGAAAAGGCCGCGTCGGTCGGCGGCACCTGGCGCGACAACCACTATCCCGGTTGCGCCTGCGACGTCCAATCGCACGTCTATTCGTTCTCCTTCGCCCCGAATCCGCACTGGACCCGCATGTTCGCGCGCCAGCCGGAAATTCGCGGATACATGGAAGAATGCGCGCAGCGCTTCGGCGTTCAGCGTCATTTGCGCTTTGGCCATGAACTGGCGAGCGCGATCTACGACGAGACGCGCCACCGCTGGCAACTGAGCTTCGCGAACGGCCAGCAATGGTCCGCGCGCGTGCTGATTTCGGCGATGGGCGGCCTCTCGCGCGCGGCCCTGCCCGACATTCCGGGGATCGAAAAATTTCGCGGCAAGACGTTCCATTCGCAGCAATGGGACCACGGTTATCCGCTCGACGGCAAACGTGTCGCCGTGATCGGCACCGGCGCGAGCGCGATCCAGTTCGTGCCGCAGATCGCGCCGCGCGTCGCGCATCTGGAACTGTTCCAGCGCACGCCGCCGTGGATCATGCCGAAGGCCGACCGTCCGGTGAAGCCGCTCGAACAGTGGCTCTTCAGACATCTGCCGTTCACGCAGAAAATCATGCGCTCGGCGCTGTACTGCATGCTCGAATCGCGGGCGCTCGGTTTCGCGATTCATCCGTCGCTGATGAAAACCGCGCAGAAAGTCGCCGAACGACATCTGCGCCGCCAGGTGCCCGACCCGCAACTGCGCGCCACGCTGACGCCGAACTACACGATGGGCTGCAAGCGCGTGCTGATTTCCAACGACTACTTCCCCGCGCTGTCGCGCCAGAACGTGGCGGTGACCACCACCGGCATCGCCCGGATCGAGGAAGACGCGGTGATCACGACAGATGGCGCGCTCCACCCGGCCGACTGCCTGATCTTCGGCACCGGCTTCCAGGTCGCCGATCCGTTTCCGCCGGGCGTGGTGCTCGGGCGTGGCGGCGTCGATATCGTCGATACATGGCGCGACGGCGCGCATGCGTATCTGGGCACGGCGTTGCCGGGCTATCCGAACTTCTTCATGGTGGTGGGTCCGAACACCGGCCTCGGCCACAACTCGATGGTGTTCATGATCGAGTCGCAGGTCGAGTACATCCTGCGCGCGCTGAAGACGATGAACGCCGAACGCGCCGCCGCGATCGAAGTGCGCCCGCAGGTGGAGCGCGCCTATAACGAGCGCATCCAGCAGAAGCTCGGCCGCGCGATCTGGTCGACCGGCGGCTGCAAGAGCTGGTATCTCGATCCGAAGACCGGCAAGAACACCACGCTGTGGCCGGGGTTTGCGTACAAATTCCGCCAGGCCACGAGCACCTTCAGCATGGACGATTACGTCGCGTATGCGCCGGCGCAGCAGCCGGTTGGTGTGGCGATGCATACGCCGACGCACGAGCCGATGCAAACGCCGAAGAATGCGCCGGTTGCCGCGTCGGCGGAAGCGACCTGA
- a CDS encoding sulfonate ABC transporter substrate-binding protein yields the protein MPRHARFPLHVAAALLTAFTTFTTFNAAAQPVGNDTARVLRIGYQKSGLLAILKAQGSLDERLKPLGYSIKWFEFPAGPQLLEALNSNSVDFGYTGAPPPVFAQAGGVRFVYVGAEPSGEHAEAILVRSDSTLRNVADLKGKRVALQKGSSSNYLLLEALKKAGLRYEDVRPVYLAPADARAAFESGSVDAWVIWDPYYASAQQALKARTLADYAGLNGPYNFYETTRDFAQQHPEVVGAILGQLRAASLWVNAHPVETAALIAPKVGLDQKLVETWVRRYPYGTTVVTDDIVRSQQGVADAFYGAHLIPQKIVVKDAVWQNPVATAALAAK from the coding sequence ATGCCCCGTCACGCCCGTTTTCCGCTTCACGTCGCCGCCGCGTTGCTGACGGCATTCACCACCTTCACCACCTTTAACGCCGCCGCGCAGCCGGTCGGCAACGACACCGCCAGGGTCCTGCGCATCGGCTACCAGAAGTCCGGCCTGCTCGCGATACTGAAAGCCCAGGGCTCGCTCGACGAACGGCTCAAGCCGCTCGGCTACAGCATCAAGTGGTTCGAATTTCCGGCGGGGCCGCAACTGCTCGAAGCGCTGAACTCGAACAGCGTCGACTTCGGCTATACCGGCGCGCCACCGCCGGTGTTCGCACAGGCCGGCGGCGTGCGCTTCGTCTATGTCGGCGCGGAGCCGTCCGGCGAGCACGCGGAAGCGATTCTGGTGAGAAGCGATTCGACGCTGCGCAACGTTGCCGATCTCAAAGGCAAACGGGTCGCGCTGCAGAAAGGATCAAGCTCGAACTACCTGCTGCTCGAAGCGCTGAAAAAAGCCGGCCTGCGTTACGAAGACGTTCGTCCGGTCTACCTGGCCCCCGCCGACGCGCGCGCGGCGTTCGAAAGCGGCAGCGTCGATGCGTGGGTAATCTGGGACCCGTACTACGCGTCCGCGCAGCAGGCGTTGAAGGCGCGCACGCTGGCGGACTACGCGGGTCTCAACGGCCCCTACAACTTCTACGAAACCACCCGCGACTTCGCCCAGCAGCACCCCGAGGTGGTCGGCGCGATTCTCGGGCAATTGCGCGCGGCCAGCCTGTGGGTCAACGCGCATCCGGTGGAAACCGCCGCGCTGATCGCGCCGAAGGTCGGCCTCGATCAGAAGCTGGTCGAAACCTGGGTGCGCCGCTATCCGTACGGCACCACGGTCGTCACCGACGACATCGTCCGCTCGCAGCAAGGCGTCGCGGATGCCTTCTACGGCGCTCACCTGATCCCGCAAAAAATCGTCGTGAAGGACGCCGTCTGGCAGAACCCCGTTGCCACGGCGGCGCTCGCGGCGAAATAG
- a CDS encoding MerR family transcriptional regulator: MPNTPPSVPPSPADANVAASPAPRNEYTVDELARVTDTTVRNVRAYQDRGLLAPPEKRGRVGVYDDTHVSRLKLINHLLTRGYTLANIQDLIMAVDEGHDLRSILGLETAIGGRWSRERPKKYSLIELLQMFGDKATPSALGKAVELGLLERHGLSFVSGNPTALAAGATMAKEGIPLADLLDAVGIARPHFQAVAKALVDLVVHQLDRYDADALPPPADVPALVDAIWRVRPLAMVLVESEMNRALEDASGDYLGDRVAAIMEKKLGHPADGAAGKADKPKK; this comes from the coding sequence ATGCCCAACACGCCGCCCTCCGTCCCGCCCTCGCCCGCCGACGCCAACGTCGCGGCCAGCCCAGCGCCGCGCAACGAATACACCGTCGACGAACTCGCGCGCGTCACCGACACCACGGTGCGCAACGTGCGCGCCTATCAGGACCGGGGCCTGCTCGCGCCGCCGGAAAAGCGCGGCCGGGTCGGCGTGTACGACGACACCCACGTGTCGCGTCTGAAGCTGATCAATCACCTGCTGACTCGCGGCTACACGCTGGCGAACATTCAAGACCTGATCATGGCCGTCGACGAAGGCCACGATCTGCGTTCGATCCTCGGTCTGGAAACCGCGATCGGCGGCCGCTGGTCGCGTGAGCGTCCGAAGAAATACTCGCTGATCGAACTGCTGCAAATGTTCGGCGACAAGGCCACGCCGAGCGCGCTCGGCAAAGCGGTCGAACTCGGTCTGCTGGAACGTCACGGCCTCTCGTTCGTGTCGGGCAATCCCACGGCGCTGGCCGCCGGCGCCACCATGGCGAAGGAAGGCATTCCGCTCGCCGATCTGCTCGACGCCGTCGGCATCGCCCGGCCGCATTTTCAGGCGGTCGCCAAAGCGCTGGTGGATCTGGTGGTCCACCAACTGGATCGCTACGACGCCGACGCGTTGCCGCCGCCCGCCGACGTGCCCGCGCTGGTCGACGCGATCTGGCGCGTGCGGCCGCTCGCCATGGTGCTGGTGGAAAGCGAAATGAACCGCGCGCTCGAAGACGCCTCCGGCGACTACCTCGGCGACCGCGTCGCGGCGATCATGGAAAAGAAGCTGGGCCATCCCGCCGACGGCGCCGCTGGGAAAGCGGACAAGCCGAAAAAGTAA
- a CDS encoding GNAT family N-acetyltransferase, producing the protein MSTTRPAPSTPAASDATAPPNAPLNAPLIRDATEADLPAIQAIYAHHVLTGVASFEETPPSVDDLRTRLTSVRSHGLPYMVAEIDGEVAGYCYATPYRPRAAYRNTIEDSIYVNDAYRGRGLGRILLEALIERCETGPWRQMVAVIADGGSGGSLSLHTQLGFELTGTLKAVGFKHGRWLDTTLMQRKLGVGDSTAPDDVA; encoded by the coding sequence ATGAGCACCACCCGCCCCGCGCCCTCCACGCCTGCCGCATCGGATGCGACCGCGCCGCCGAATGCACCATTGAACGCACCGCTGATTCGCGACGCCACCGAAGCCGATCTGCCCGCGATTCAGGCGATCTACGCGCACCATGTACTGACCGGCGTCGCCTCGTTCGAAGAAACGCCGCCTTCCGTCGACGATCTGCGCACGCGGCTCACGTCGGTGCGCAGTCACGGGCTGCCGTATATGGTTGCCGAGATCGACGGCGAAGTCGCCGGCTATTGCTACGCGACGCCTTACCGGCCGCGCGCCGCATATCGCAACACGATCGAAGATTCGATCTATGTGAACGACGCGTATCGCGGCCGAGGCCTCGGTCGCATCCTGCTCGAAGCGCTGATCGAGCGCTGCGAAACCGGGCCATGGCGTCAGATGGTCGCCGTGATCGCCGACGGCGGCAGCGGCGGCTCGTTGTCGCTGCATACGCAGTTGGGATTCGAATTGACCGGCACATTGAAGGCGGTCGGCTTCAAGCATGGCCGCTGGCTCGATACCACGCTGATGCAGCGCAAGCTCGGCGTGGGCGATTCGACGGCGCCGGACGACGTCGCGTAG
- a CDS encoding DMT family transporter, whose amino-acid sequence MDKTTNGWLSGMIGVLIFSGSLPATRIAVQGLDPVFLTVARATIAGTLGLLLLLVFRQSRPARRDLIPLVVVALGVVVGFPLLTALALRHVNAAHAVVFVGLLPLATAIFGVLRGGERPQPAFWVFSALGSSAVVAFALRHGIDASPVGDALMLAAIIVCGLGYAEGARLSRHLGGWQVISWALVLSLPLMLPLAWWTRPASFNGVSHAALWGLAYVSLFSMLIGFVFWYRGLALGGIAGVGQLQLLQPFFGLLLAGLLLHEEVPLAMILVTVVVVACVAGARRFARAAPARPAV is encoded by the coding sequence ATGGACAAGACAACCAACGGCTGGCTAAGCGGCATGATCGGCGTGCTGATCTTCAGCGGCTCGCTGCCGGCCACCCGCATCGCCGTGCAAGGTCTCGACCCGGTGTTCCTGACCGTTGCCCGCGCGACCATTGCGGGTACGCTCGGTCTGCTGTTATTGCTGGTGTTCCGCCAGTCCCGCCCCGCACGTCGCGATCTGATTCCGCTGGTGGTCGTCGCGCTCGGCGTGGTGGTCGGCTTTCCGTTGCTGACGGCGCTCGCGCTGCGTCACGTGAACGCGGCGCATGCAGTGGTGTTCGTCGGCCTGCTGCCGCTCGCTACCGCGATCTTCGGCGTGCTGCGCGGCGGCGAGCGTCCGCAGCCGGCGTTCTGGGTCTTCTCCGCGCTCGGTAGCAGCGCGGTGGTGGCATTCGCGTTGCGTCACGGCATCGACGCGTCGCCGGTCGGCGATGCGCTGATGCTGGCCGCGATCATCGTCTGCGGGCTAGGCTATGCCGAAGGCGCGCGCCTGTCGCGCCACCTCGGCGGCTGGCAGGTGATTTCCTGGGCGCTGGTGCTGTCGTTGCCGCTGATGCTGCCGCTCGCGTGGTGGACGCGGCCCGCGTCGTTCAACGGCGTCAGTCACGCCGCGCTGTGGGGCCTCGCGTATGTGTCGCTGTTCAGCATGCTGATCGGTTTCGTGTTCTGGTATCGCGGCCTCGCGCTCGGCGGCATTGCCGGCGTCGGTCAGCTGCAACTGCTGCAGCCGTTCTTCGGCCTGCTGCTGGCCGGCTTGCTGTTGCATGAAGAGGTCCCGCTCGCGATGATCCTCGTCACCGTCGTGGTGGTGGCCTGCGTGGCGGGCGCCCGGCGCTTCGCGCGAGCTGCGCCGGCGCGGCCCGCGGTCTGA